Proteins encoded within one genomic window of Flavobacteriales bacterium:
- the atpH gene encoding ATP synthase F1 subunit delta, whose amino-acid sequence MHGSRAANRYAKSLYQLSIDQGVLEEVYADMRMIGQSLHDSKDLVSLLKSPIVKTDRKWKVLETIYNGKVNKVTLAFIRLMTQNKREALLEMIGEHFVFLYKQYKGIITAEVTAAVSLDEDMKKKILSIIGKTAGSNIEIVEKTDPSLIGGFIIKFGDKQYDASVAHRLKELKKAFSENPYLPEF is encoded by the coding sequence ATGCACGGATCAAGGGCAGCCAACCGTTACGCAAAATCTCTCTACCAACTGAGCATAGATCAGGGGGTGCTGGAGGAAGTGTATGCGGATATGCGTATGATCGGGCAGTCGTTGCACGATAGCAAGGACCTTGTAAGTCTCTTGAAAAGCCCCATCGTTAAAACCGACCGTAAGTGGAAGGTTCTTGAGACCATATATAATGGTAAGGTGAATAAGGTGACCCTCGCTTTCATCAGGTTGATGACCCAAAATAAAAGGGAGGCTCTCCTGGAAATGATCGGAGAACATTTCGTATTCCTCTACAAACAATACAAAGGGATCATTACCGCAGAAGTAACTGCAGCAGTTTCACTTGATGAGGATATGAAAAAGAAGATCCTGTCCATCATCGGTAAAACAGCCGGTTCCAACATAGAAATCGTTGAGAAAACGGATCCGTCACTTATCGGCGGTTTCATCATTAAATTTGGCGACAAACAGTATGATGCCAGTGTCGCTCACCGGTTGAAGGAATTGAAGAAAGCCTTCAGTGAAAATCCCTATCTGCCGGAATTTTAA
- the atpE gene encoding ATP synthase F0 subunit C yields MLVEMLEVGLGQGVAALGASVAAIGAAIGIGRIGGDALQAMARQPEAINDLRANMILTAALVEGAAFFAMVIGLLVVLN; encoded by the coding sequence ATGTTAGTCGAAATGTTAGAGGTAGGTCTCGGTCAAGGTGTGGCAGCTCTGGGTGCCAGTGTTGCAGCTATCGGTGCTGCAATTGGTATTGGTCGCATCGGTGGTGATGCACTGCAAGCTATGGCTCGTCAGCCTGAAGCCATCAATGATCTCCGTGCCAATATGATCCTGACTGCCGCTCTGGTGGAAGGTGCTGCCTTCTTCGCCATGGTTATTGGCCTGCTCGTTGTATTGAACTAA
- the atpB gene encoding F0F1 ATP synthase subunit A, with the protein MNKNRIGNAFRILVILVAGMVSLCNSAFASEGGHGEGKFNAGEMIMGHVGDAHDWHIATWKGEHITIPLPIIIYDEAKGLSVFMSGKFHHGIVDDRYKLEGNSIVAVDAEGNVDEEASAGLWDLSITKNTAALFVSLILLLVIFFNIAGAYRKRKGAAPKGLQSLIEPIIIFVRDDIAKSSIGEKKYEKFMPYLLTVFFFIWINNLMGLIPIAPFGANLTGSIEVTMTLALITFVITTINGNSHYWRHVLAMPGVPVAILPILTLIEVMGLFLKPFVLMVRLFANITAGHIIVLSFFALIFIFGEKGAAAGFGTGVFSLIFTIFMSMLELLVAFIQAYVFTLLSAIYFSMAVEEEHH; encoded by the coding sequence ATGAATAAAAATAGGATTGGCAACGCTTTCAGGATTCTGGTCATTTTAGTGGCCGGGATGGTGTCCCTCTGCAATTCTGCATTCGCCTCCGAAGGCGGGCACGGTGAGGGGAAATTCAATGCAGGTGAAATGATCATGGGTCACGTTGGTGATGCACATGACTGGCACATCGCGACCTGGAAAGGAGAACACATCACCATTCCTCTCCCCATTATAATTTACGACGAAGCCAAGGGTCTTTCCGTTTTTATGTCAGGTAAATTTCACCATGGCATCGTTGATGACCGCTATAAACTCGAAGGCAACTCCATTGTTGCCGTGGATGCAGAGGGGAACGTAGATGAAGAAGCCAGCGCTGGTTTGTGGGATCTCAGCATCACCAAGAATACCGCAGCGCTGTTTGTAAGCCTTATCCTTCTGCTTGTTATCTTCTTTAATATTGCGGGTGCCTATCGAAAGCGAAAGGGTGCTGCGCCCAAAGGCCTGCAGTCGCTGATCGAGCCCATCATTATTTTTGTGAGGGACGACATTGCGAAATCCAGCATCGGTGAGAAAAAGTATGAGAAATTCATGCCCTACCTTCTCACCGTTTTCTTTTTTATATGGATCAATAACCTCATGGGTCTGATTCCGATTGCTCCCTTCGGTGCAAACCTGACAGGAAGCATTGAGGTGACCATGACACTGGCCCTTATCACCTTTGTGATCACAACGATCAACGGAAATTCGCATTACTGGAGACACGTTCTGGCCATGCCGGGTGTTCCGGTAGCGATCCTGCCCATCCTTACCCTTATCGAGGTCATGGGTTTGTTCCTGAAGCCTTTCGTGCTTATGGTGCGGTTGTTTGCAAACATCACGGCGGGACACATCATCGTACTTTCATTTTTTGCACTGATCTTTATTTTCGGTGAAAAAGGAGCAGCAGCCGGTTTCGGAACGGGCGTGTTCTCCCTCATCTTTACCATATTCATGTCTATGCTGGAATTGCTTGTTGCATTTATCCAGGCATACGTTTTCACATTGCTGTCTGCCATCTATTTCAGCATGGCGGTAGAAGAAGAACATCATTAA
- a CDS encoding F0F1 ATP synthase subunit B, producing MELIKPGIGLIFWMMVSFLTVMFILKRFAWKPILGALKERETSIEDALKQADKAREEMANLQSANEKLLQEARIERDTMLKEAREMKDHIIADAKTKAKEEADRLVQGARESIKNEKMAAITELKNQVATLSIDIAEKILKNELSDEEKQRNLNSSLIDEVNLN from the coding sequence ATGGAACTCATCAAACCTGGAATAGGTCTGATCTTTTGGATGATGGTCTCTTTTCTGACCGTGATGTTCATCCTGAAAAGATTTGCCTGGAAGCCCATCCTGGGCGCTCTGAAAGAGAGAGAAACTTCGATTGAAGATGCCTTGAAGCAGGCGGATAAAGCCCGTGAAGAGATGGCCAACCTGCAATCTGCCAACGAAAAGTTGCTGCAGGAAGCGCGCATTGAAAGGGACACTATGTTGAAAGAGGCCCGGGAGATGAAGGACCATATCATTGCGGATGCCAAAACCAAGGCGAAAGAAGAAGCCGATCGCCTCGTTCAGGGTGCGCGGGAATCTATCAAGAATGAAAAAATGGCCGCCATCACCGAGTTGAAAAACCAGGTGGCCACGCTCTCGATCGATATCGCGGAAAAGATTCTGAAGAATGAACTCTCTGACGAAGAGAAACAACGCAACCTGAACTCCAGCCTCATTGATGAGGTGAACCTTAACTAA